The window GGGTGGGATTATAGAAGCGATAGGCCATTTTAAGCTCGGCCCCAAACTTTCTCTGAGAGATGTGTCTGACTTCTTGCAGTGCAAGTCGGATAATGTGAACCCGGGTCATGCAGTTGTGGAGTTTTTCTTGTTCTATGAGAGATGGAGACGAGGTGAAATTGAGAATTGTGAAGCATACACAAAAAGTCTTAAAGCTTCATGTGTGAGTAGAGTATAACCCTTGTTTCTCTCTTTATCTGCAAATCTTAATGTATCTAAGAGGCTAATTATGATGCTATCCTTTAGGATCCTGCTGGTGTCATTGTTCATCCATCTGGTGCTGAAAAATCACTCAGAGACACTATTGACGAGCTTGGGAAGTACCATGGGGACAAAAAAGACAAGAAGTTCCGGGTTTGGACAGATCAGGTTCTGGCAACAGAAACTACTCATGGGACTTGGATTGTAAAGCTTAATAAATGGGAACAAACTGGTAATTAATAGCATTAATACGCTACACAAGACCCATGAAAATGAACCATTCTCTTCCTTAATTGTTGATATTCGTAATTCGTATTGTGGATAAAATATCTCAGGGAATGAAAGGAAATGCTGCACAACAACCGTCAAATTCACCTCAAAGGTAAGAGATGATTAAGAGGGCATGCAACTGTACACTAGTATACAAATCTATAAGAGTAGATTCAGTTTCTTGAGTATTGAAAAATGTATTGGAACCTGCAGGAAAATGAAGGGTTTGTGTGGGAAAATGTGCAGCAAACATGGTCGGAAGAATCAGAGGTGAAAGATGATAGCAACTGGATAATCTGAACTGCTATTATCTTTTTGGCTTTTACCATATAGCATCTTATTATTGGTTGAATAAAACTTGCATTCAAAAGTGCCATTTTATGCGTTTTGGAGTCACCTATGTATtgccataaaataaaataaaaacatgtattATGGTTCGTTCGGTACACTATATTCCAAAATTTTACAATTCTATGATTTCATAATGTTACTTATCAGTAAGCATAACGTCTGcctcataacatttcagttttGACCCCAAAACTAAcactattatacattaattaaaatttatattaaaatcttTATAACCCTCTTGTTTGCGTAGAGAGCCAAAAAGATTACGAGGCAAGTATCAATCATCAATGGTTTCTTTTTTTGACTAAAGTATCAATGGTTGCATAGACTCATCACttgtttttttggtcaaatcatAGACTCATCACTTATTATTGCAATGATACACCAGATTAACTTCTGGCTTTTGAAGTGACTGAAATGTTATCACCCTTTACAAATTCATATCTTTAATCAATCCAACTACAAGACATTATTAAATTTActtttctaaatcaaaattcaatttctataaattgttatcaataTCACAACTCTAACTTCTTtaacaattttataaattagtGAGTGGTGTACGAGTCTAAGAAATTGCAACTGCTACCTAAACCAAAGTGTTAATTAGATGTAGACCCTAAGAAGTTGTGCTAAGATTAGATGCACAAGATAAATGTAATGAATTTGATTATTTGCTATAGCATATTGTAACACTTCAAAAAGGAAACATCCTGCAAATATCAGACTCAAATGATGCAAAAAAATGTCCACAATATCATAGGCAACACACTCCacatttgaatttaaaaaaatccacaaacaaatgaaaataaaacaaaaacagatcCAAGTCTGGTTCTGGTTTGAGTTTTTTCTTTGGTGATGAAACTCAGAATCTGATGAACCCTTTGTCTTGCAAACTCTCTACAGTCTCCTTTATGCTAACCTCCAATGGCATAAACTCAACCCCAAGAGACTCTGCTTTCTCTTTAGACACTTTGTATGTTGGAATATATATCTTTTCATCAGCACACCtgcaatatataaaaatattagatgGATTCTTTTTAAAGATCTTAACCATTTCTATAAAGAAAAATAGAGTTGCGCTGTTTCTGACATTCAAAGAAAGACTTACTTCTCAGGGAGTTGGAAATCAGGGTAAAGATCATGTAAAATGTTAACAACTTCAGAGTAATGAGCAACTCTCTCCACTAAACAGTATCTTCCATTAGCAGTTGGATTCTCAAACGCTTGAATGTGAGCGTTAGCTACATCTTTAACGTTAACCCACCCGAATGTCGCATTAGGAAACGTCTGTGCTCCTGAAAATGCAAATCAAAGTTGAGGCTAAGTACATGTATTAAATCAAACCAATGCTGTATCTTTTCTCTTTACCTTTGATCAAGCTTAGAACTGCGGCGGCACTAGTGTTGAGCGTTGGCTGTAAAAGAGGACCGATCACCATTGCTGCATTTATCGAAACCAACTGTAAATCGTTCTCTTTGGCAAATTTCCACGCTGCGTTTTCAGCTAATGTCTTGGATAGTACATACCATAgcttttacaaaaagaaaatcagaaaaaaaaaaaacagaatgatAACTTGAAGATCACGCTAACAgaagttatttttttatttcttttttttacctTGGCAGCTCTGCAATATTCAGGATCGGCGAACCAAGATTCATCAACAATGGTTTCGGGTGTTCGAGGCATACCATTGAAAGCAACAGATGCTATAGATGAGGTTAGGACGACTCTCTTAACAGAGGGAGTCTTCAAGCAAGTGCTTAGAACATTGATTGTTCCTTTCACCGCTGGATCAAGTAACTCAGCCTGAGGATCTTTGACATCGTGATAGAATGGTGATGCGGTGTGGAAAACTCCTTGGCAACCATCAATCGCTGAATCGAAAGAGCCTTCTTCTAACAAGTTTGCTTTGAACAGTTGAAGCCTTTCCTTTGCACCTTCTAGTGCAAGCAAATGCTCTGTTTTCCTCGGATCATCTGTATCATTgaaccatatatatacataaccaATCTATCAATCTTGAATCATCCGAAAACTATTAGATCTAAAGATCTCTATATCATTTCCCATTCCTTCAAAATTTCATTAATAATCAATCATGAACATGACTAGATCTGTTTGTATCGCGATGAGATTGAATAGAGAGTAACGAGACG is drawn from Brassica rapa cultivar Chiifu-401-42 chromosome A05, CAAS_Brap_v3.01, whole genome shotgun sequence and contains these coding sequences:
- the LOC103868569 gene encoding cinnamoyl-CoA reductase 1-like; amino-acid sequence: MSSEEEKTVCVTGASGYIASWIVKLLLLRGYTVKASVRDPNDPRKTEHLLALEGAKERLQLFKANLLEEGSFDSAIDGCQGVFHTASPFYHDVKDPQAELLDPAVKGTINVLSTCLKTPSVKRVVLTSSIASVAFNGMPRTPETIVDESWFADPEYCRAAKLWYVLSKTLAENAAWKFAKENDLQLVSINAAMVIGPLLQPTLNTSAAAVLSLIKGAQTFPNATFGWVNVKDVANAHIQAFENPTANGRYCLVERVAHYSEVVNILHDLYPDFQLPEKCADEKIYIPTYKVSKEKAESLGVEFMPLEVSIKETVESLQDKGFIRF